The genomic interval GAAATTATGCCCTTTCTCACCATAGTTACCATTACCTACAACGCTGAAAAATATCTGGAAAGAACCTTGAAAAGTATTCAATCGGCACTTTTCAATACAACTAACTCTTCTGAAATTGAGTATTTGATCATTGATGGTAATTCCCAGGACACCACATTAAAAATTGCAAAAGAATATTCTCAGATTATCACCAAAATTGTTTCCGAACCAGACAGCGGTTTATACGATGCTATGAACAAAGGCCTGGCTCTGGCAACAGGGAAATATGTTTGGTTTATGAATGCAGGGGATGAAATATTTGACAAAAATGTGGTTTCTAATCTCATACTCAGTTTTGAAACCAATGCTGATGTTTATTACAGCGATGCTATGCTGGTCAGGGAGGACAGTACTGAAGTGGGGCTCAGAAGTAAATTTACACCACACAGTTTACCGGAAAATTTAAAATGGCAGGATTTTGCGCTTGGAATGAAAGTTTGCCACCAGGCATTTATTGTAAAAAAAGCCATTACACCAATCTACGATATTACCAATCTCAGTGCTGATATTGACTGGGAAATAACCTGCCTTAAAAAAGCAGACAAAATTCAGTTTCTTCATTTTACACTTTGCCGTTATCTGCTTGGTGGCATATCAGTGAAAAATCACAAACGTTCATTAATCGACCGGTTAAAAGTTCTCAGAAAACATTTTGGACTTATACCTGCCATTTGGAACCATCTGTTTATTTTTTGGCGTGGTTTCCTGTTTGCCCGGTCCAATGGCAAATATTGGTAATTTACAATACTTTATAGGCGAATAGTATACTGGTTACTAACAAATATCCCTCTTTCTATCCTAATATTTATTCTTCCGATAATTTAAATTCTGCAAAGAAATTCGCAGTTTAAAATTACATTCATTAGTAAAATTTCAATATAAATATTTTGTTGCCACAACAATAACCATATATTTGTTTTGAAGTTTTACAAAAAACAAAATCTAACTATTATGAAAAAAGTTTTTCTACTAACTATTTTCAGTGTATTTGGTATATGGTTGTCATCATTTGGACAAAGTATACGTATTACCGGAAAAGTAACATCCCTGGAAGATGAATCCGTCCTAGCCGGGGCCACAGTACAGGAAAAGGGTTCTACCAATGGAACCCAGACGGACTCAGAAGGAAATTATACGATAACCATACCGTCTTCTGGTTCAACACTGGTTTTCAGTTTTGTAGGTATGATTGCAAAAGAAACTGCAGTAAAAAATCAAAGCGTGATAAACGTCCAGCTGGAAAGTGATCTGCGTAGTTTGAGCGAAGTAGTGGTCGTAGGATTTGGCACAAAAATCAAAAGAGACCTTACAGGAAATATTGCCAGCATTAAAGGTTCTGAAATTCAGAATACACCAGTTCCAAACTTTAACCAGGCACTTCAGGGACGTGCAGCCGGAGTATTTGTGGAATCAAGCAGTGGTAAGGTTGGGGAAGGAGTAAAAGTGAGGATAAGAGGAACAGGCTCAATTAGCGCATCTAATGATCCTTTGTATGTAATCGATGGGATTCCGGTAAATTCTGCTGCCTTGTCAGGAGCGTCTACTTCCGGCACTTCACCAGCTCCGGCTGGTAATCCGTTAGCAGATATTAACTTCAATGACATTGAATCTTTCGAAATATTGAAAGATGCGTCTGCTGCCGCTATTTATGGTTCAAGGGCCGCAAATGGAGTTGTATTAATCACGACTAAAAAAGGGAAATCAGGCAAAACAAATCTTAGTGCCAATGTGCAATACGGATTTAACAAACCAACACACCTTAGAGGTTTTCTGGATGCAAAACAATATGTAGACCTGATCAGGGAAGCAGCTATTAATTCTGATGCAAGAGATGGTGTTACTTCAACAGATCCTGCTCAATATCCGGATTCGTGGCTTGAGTTTGCGGAAGGAAGGCTGGATCGCTATTCAGGAGGTACCGACTGGAAGACACAACAAACGAATACAAACTGGGAAAAGCTGGCATTTAATGATGCTTCTAAAACGAAAATCGTTGATATTAATGCATCGGGCGGAACGGACAAAACCCGTTTTTATGTCAGTTTAGGTTATAATGACCAGGATGGTATCCTTTTTGGAAATGATTTCAAAAGAATTTCAGGCCGTATCAACCTGGAACAGGATATTACTCCAAGGTTAAAACTGGGGTTTAACATGGGCCTTTCCAGAACCGTTTCTAACAGGGTTGCAGCTGACAATGAATTTTCAACACCAATGCAAATTGTAGCATTGTCGCCAATTACACCGCTGAGAAATGCAGACGGAGAATTGAACGACCGTCCTGTAACAACTTATTACAATCCATTGATAGAACTTGATAATAAAAGGAACGTTACAACCGGATTCAGGAACATTGGAAGTACATTTTTATCATACAACATTGCAAAGGGCCTGAATTTCAGAACGGAATTTGGATTTGATGTTCTGAATCAGGACGAAGATTTATTTTATGGGATTAAAACAGAAGTAGGCCAGTCTGTAAACGGTCAGGGGTCGTCCTATTTTTATCGCACTGTTAATTATAATACGAACAACTACTTTAACTATAATCTTACTAAGAACAAACATGTGATTGATTTCACAGCTGGTATGTCTTTTCAGGATTATAAAGACGACCGTAATTCTGTAACAGGCCAGGATTTTCCTGTAGATGATTTGAAAAAAATTGAAAGTGCAGGGAAAATTACGGCTGGTTATTCTTCTTCTTCACAGTCATCATTTTTATCTTATTTCGGGCGTGCCAATTACAAGTTCGACAACCGCTATTTACTTTCATTAAGCGGAAGAGTAGATGGTTCTTCCAAGTTTGGTAAAGACAGCAAATACGGATTTTTTCCTGCGGCTTCTGCCGGATGGGTTCTTTCCGAAGAAGCATTTTTAGCAGCAAACAACGTTGTAAGTTTCCTGAAATTAAGAGGTAGCTGGGGTATTACTGGTAATGCCGATGGATTTGGGGATTTCAAACAACTTGGTTTATGGGGTGGTTCCAAATATGGCGGGACTTCCGGCCTGACACCAACACAATTGGCCAATCCGGACTTAAAATGGGAGAAATCGAACCAGGTTGATATAGGAATTGATTTTGGATTTTTCAAAAATCGTCTTTCGGGAGAAATTGATTATTATGTAAAAGACACAAAAGAT from Dyadobacter sp. NIV53 carries:
- a CDS encoding glycosyltransferase family 2 protein, with amino-acid sequence MPFLTIVTITYNAEKYLERTLKSIQSALFNTTNSSEIEYLIIDGNSQDTTLKIAKEYSQIITKIVSEPDSGLYDAMNKGLALATGKYVWFMNAGDEIFDKNVVSNLILSFETNADVYYSDAMLVREDSTEVGLRSKFTPHSLPENLKWQDFALGMKVCHQAFIVKKAITPIYDITNLSADIDWEITCLKKADKIQFLHFTLCRYLLGGISVKNHKRSLIDRLKVLRKHFGLIPAIWNHLFIFWRGFLFARSNGKYW
- a CDS encoding TonB-dependent receptor produces the protein MKKVFLLTIFSVFGIWLSSFGQSIRITGKVTSLEDESVLAGATVQEKGSTNGTQTDSEGNYTITIPSSGSTLVFSFVGMIAKETAVKNQSVINVQLESDLRSLSEVVVVGFGTKIKRDLTGNIASIKGSEIQNTPVPNFNQALQGRAAGVFVESSSGKVGEGVKVRIRGTGSISASNDPLYVIDGIPVNSAALSGASTSGTSPAPAGNPLADINFNDIESFEILKDASAAAIYGSRAANGVVLITTKKGKSGKTNLSANVQYGFNKPTHLRGFLDAKQYVDLIREAAINSDARDGVTSTDPAQYPDSWLEFAEGRLDRYSGGTDWKTQQTNTNWEKLAFNDASKTKIVDINASGGTDKTRFYVSLGYNDQDGILFGNDFKRISGRINLEQDITPRLKLGFNMGLSRTVSNRVAADNEFSTPMQIVALSPITPLRNADGELNDRPVTTYYNPLIELDNKRNVTTGFRNIGSTFLSYNIAKGLNFRTEFGFDVLNQDEDLFYGIKTEVGQSVNGQGSSYFYRTVNYNTNNYFNYNLTKNKHVIDFTAGMSFQDYKDDRNSVTGQDFPVDDLKKIESAGKITAGYSSSSQSSFLSYFGRANYKFDNRYLLSLSGRVDGSSKFGKDSKYGFFPAASAGWVLSEEAFLAANNVVSFLKLRGSWGITGNADGFGDFKQLGLWGGSKYGGTSGLTPTQLANPDLKWEKSNQVDIGIDFGFFKNRLSGEIDYYVKDTKDLIYNVPVPGTSGFTTQTVNIGSMQNKGLEFVLNSNNIVGSAFTWNTSFNLSKNINKLTKLDGENQLIPGNDGRFMNSLIVGESIGVFYGPKYAGVDQANGDALYYTQNNETTNDYNAAGNFVVGNPNPDWIGGITNNIGYKGLELSVLFQGVFGNQVTNGGGGFMTASFDWFDNQTKETLNRWQKPGDITSEPQLRLSGANGTGASSRYVYDASYVRLKNITLSYKLPQAILKKAKLSTVRLYVTAVNLLTFTDYPGWDPEVNADYRAGNRNQGGDFYSAPQIKSVTFGVNLGL